Below is a window of Acidobacteriota bacterium DNA.
GGCATGGCCGTGTAGCGAATGCCCAGGTCGATGATGGAGAAGGTCTGCCCGTCGGTGAGCGGCGCGGTAGTGGGCGCGAGGGAAGACACGGGTGGATAGAACTTCATGCCGTTGGGTCCGGGTCCCTTGCCATCGGCGCCATGACAGAAGGCGCAATGCTTCTCATAAATCACCCGGCCAGCGGCGAGGGTCTCCGCATTTTGAGGCAATGGATTCAATACGTCGGTGTCGGCGCCGCGATTGCGGAACAGAATCCAGCGCGCAACCCAGCGCTCCACTCCACCGGGCGCTCCGCTGGCCGACCAGTTCTCGCGCAGAAAGGAGAAGACGGCGAACAGCAATACCGCTCCGATCAAAGCAAGACCCGCCGCTGCATATTTTTTCTTCACTCGCGTAGCCCTCTAATAGGTGTCGGCAACTCGCTGATCGAGTCCGGCCCCTTGCTGGAGAGTAGCGTGTAGGCTACAGTGGCGCAAGGGGTGAAATATACAAGGCAGGAGAGAGTGTACGGCCCAATACGCCTGAAGATGCGGCTTTAATTACCCATGATTGAAGGGGCGGCTGCGGCCATCCTTACTAACATGCGTCACCGCGGCCCGCTCGCCAGAATGAAAAAACTACTGAAGCCATTCACGTATCAATCAAGCGGTCTAGGCAAGGATCAACATCGGGAGTTGTTCTGCGACAAAACCCGTCTGCGGGATATCGCCGCGCGCGTGGGCACACCAGCGTACGTCTATAGCGGGAATCACGTGCTCGGGCGCTACCGCGAGATTGACTGTGCGCTGCGTGGATATCCGCATCAGGTTTGTTTCGCGGTCAAGGCCAACAGCAATCTGGCTCTGCTCCGATTGCTGGCCAAACAGGGAGCGGGATTTGACATTGTGTCCGGCGGCGAGCTCTATCGCGTGATCGAAGCTGGTGGCAGCCCGGCGCGTACCGTATTTTCCGGTGTCGGCAAGACCGCCGAGGAGATGGACTACGCGCTGGCCGCCGGTGTACGCATGTTCAATTGTGAGTCGGAGAGCGAGCTGACGCTGCTCGACGAGCGCGCCCGTAAAGCGGGCAAGAAGGCGCTGGCTGGCCTGCGGGTGAATCCGCATGTTGACCCGCGCACCCATCCCTACATCTCCACGGGGCTGCGCGAAAACAAGTTCGGCATTCCCATCCGTGAGGCGGAGAAGCTCTATCAACGCGCCCAGGCACTTCGCGGCATCAGGCTGGAAGGTTTGAGCTGCCACATCGGTTCGCAGATCACGCACCTCAGCGCATTCTCGCAAGCGCTGACCAAAGTGGTGGAGTTGGCCAACCGCTTGCGCGCCAAAGGTTGTCCGGTGCGCCATCTGGATGCGGGCGGCGGTGTGGGCGTGGCGTATAAGTCCTCCGATATTTTGCCCAGCATTGCGGCCTATGCGCGCACCGTGCTGCGCTGCGTACGAGGCAGCGGGCTGAAGCTCTACGTGGAGCCGGGCCGCGCGATTGTCGCCGAAGCAGGAGTTTTGCTGACTCGCGTGCTCCATATCAAAGCCGAGGGCCGCAAGCGTTTCGTCATTGTTGACGCGGCGATGAATGATCTGATCCGCCCGTCGCTGTATGGCGCACATCACGACATTCGCCCGGTGCTGCTCGCTAAAGCTTCCGCGAAGCAGAAACCGATGGTGGCAGATGTGGTGGGGCCGGTCTGCGAGTCAGGCGACTTCTTTGCCCGCGACCGCGAGATGCCTTCTTTGCAGGCCGGTGAGCTGCTGTCCATTGACACCGCGGGCGCGTACTCATTTGTGATGAGTTCAAACTACAACTCCCGACCCCGCGCCGTTGAGGTGATGGTGGATGGCAGTGAGTGGCGAGTGGTTCGCAAACGGGAAAGCTTGCGCGACCTGATTCGCGGAGAATTCGCATAAGACTGGATCAAGTATGCGAAGGAGAAAATCTGGGACTAGTGCTTAGAAGCCGGATCGATCGGCTGCAAAGTCCCGCTATTCCTTGACTTCATTGGCCAGCACGGCTTGCACCTGGCTGGCAAATTCCAAAAATTGAATGGGCTTGTAGAGGAAGTAACAGCCGGACTTGTCCAGAAATTCCTTCACTTCCGGACGCTTGTCCCCAGTGAGGAAGAGGATACGCTCGGCGGGCAGTAACGCGTTATCCTGAACGTGAGTGAACAGGACTTGGCCGCTCATCTCCGGCATCTGCAGATCGCAGATCATTAGATCGAATTGGCGTGAGGCCAGCTTGGAAAGCGCATCTTTTCCATTGCTGGCTGTTTCAATCTCAGCATCCCAGGACTCCAGCACTTTTTGCAGCAGCCTTAGAATCAGGTCGTCGTCGTCCACTAGAAGGATCGTCTTGGCCCTGGTGGAAATGGAGGGATCAATCTCATTGATCACCACTGGTTCGGCTGGTTGCCAAATCCGGGCTACCGTGCAATAGGCACACTGCAGCTGCAGTCCACGGCCCTCAGCCAGCTTGCGCACCTGATCCATGTTCAGATTAAATACTTTGTGGTTCCGGCAGGTCATGCAGTGCAGAGTGATTTGTCGAGACTCGATCATCTTAATATTCTCCTGCATTGACAGGGGTGCGGTTTTAATCTGCGTGGTTCAATTTGCGTGGTTCATGGGTTTGCGCGGACATCTTCATCCCCGCCAATTATAGCAATGCTGCAGCCATCTTCGGGCCACAACTCAGCGCAATCACATTCGCGGAGTACTCTTTTCGAGTCAGAGCAGTTGCCATGGGCCTCCCAGAATGCGGCAAAATGAGCGAGCTGAGCCCGATTCTAAATCCATACAATCAATTAGGATGAAGATGGTAGGCGCGGTTGGTCTCGAACCAACGACCCTCTGCTTAGAAGGCAGATGCTCTATCCCCTGAGCTACGCGCCCTTACGAATCTAAAAGGACTCCCGTAAGCAATTTCATCGACCGTTGTTTCACTGTAGCAAAACCTCTCTATTCCTTCAAAGTGTAGCAAAATTCCGGGTGGTTGGTTTCAATGGCTTCCTTAGAAGCAGACCAATGCCAATCAGCGAAATCTGCATTGATGCCTACGTCAAATTCATACAGAGGTCCCGTACGCCGCTGATGTCATTAATTCTATTGAAGCGGTTCGGATGTTGAGCAGCTGCTTTTCAAGCAGTCGCTCGCACGCACGATTCACTATCTATTTTTTGAATAGGGCAATCTGGGGAACTCGCGCGCCTACCAAGAAAGGGGAAAGTCGATTTCATCGCGAAGTAATCATGTCTCGCCCTGTGGCAATCAAGTTGCTGGAGTTCAGATCGTTTCCGCTGAACCTGTTTGGGAAACAGGATTATTCGTCTGCAGGATGATTGCGAGGGCTACTCTAGCAATATGCGGTGGCAGAAGCTTCATGTCGGGATTCTCCTGTTTGTCTGCCTCCTGTTGCTCAACGCAGCGCAGGAAGCGGCGCAGAATGGTCAGCTATATTCCGAAGGCCCCAAGGCTCAACATCCGCATATTGACCCCACGCATTGCATCGGCTGCCAGGCCTGCACCACCGTGTGTCCCGAAGGCGACGTGCTGGCCATGCTCGGCGGCAAGGCGGTAATCGTCAACGGACACAAATGTATTGGACACGGCCTGTGCGCCGAGGCTTGCCCGGTGGGCGCCATCACCATGGTTATGGCCGCCCCGTCCATGAGCGCCGACATGCCGTTCCTGACGCCGGATTATGAGACGAGCACTGCAAACCTTTTCATCGCCGGCGAACTGGGTGGGCTGGCGCTGATCAAGAACGCCATCAATCAAGGACGCGACTGCATCGACACCATCTCCGCGTGAATTGCCACCGGACGCGGATCTCCAGCTGCCGCGAATGTGCTGGATGTTCTGA
It encodes the following:
- the lysA gene encoding diaminopimelate decarboxylase, whose protein sequence is MKKLLKPFTYQSSGLGKDQHRELFCDKTRLRDIAARVGTPAYVYSGNHVLGRYREIDCALRGYPHQVCFAVKANSNLALLRLLAKQGAGFDIVSGGELYRVIEAGGSPARTVFSGVGKTAEEMDYALAAGVRMFNCESESELTLLDERARKAGKKALAGLRVNPHVDPRTHPYISTGLRENKFGIPIREAEKLYQRAQALRGIRLEGLSCHIGSQITHLSAFSQALTKVVELANRLRAKGCPVRHLDAGGGVGVAYKSSDILPSIAAYARTVLRCVRGSGLKLYVEPGRAIVAEAGVLLTRVLHIKAEGRKRFVIVDAAMNDLIRPSLYGAHHDIRPVLLAKASAKQKPMVADVVGPVCESGDFFARDREMPSLQAGELLSIDTAGAYSFVMSSNYNSRPRAVEVMVDGSEWRVVRKRESLRDLIRGEFA
- a CDS encoding response regulator encodes the protein MQENIKMIESRQITLHCMTCRNHKVFNLNMDQVRKLAEGRGLQLQCAYCTVARIWQPAEPVVINEIDPSISTRAKTILLVDDDDLILRLLQKVLESWDAEIETASNGKDALSKLASRQFDLMICDLQMPEMSGQVLFTHVQDNALLPAERILFLTGDKRPEVKEFLDKSGCYFLYKPIQFLEFASQVQAVLANEVKE
- a CDS encoding c-type cytochrome; amino-acid sequence: MKKKYAAAGLALIGAVLLFAVFSFLRENWSASGAPGGVERWVARWILFRNRGADTDVLNPLPQNAETLAAGRVIYEKHCAFCHGADGKGPGPNGMKFYPPVSSLAPTTAPLTDGQTFSIIDLGIRYTAMPGFGEALPDEDIWKVSRYLHSLSAQSLSVGDAGSPISH
- a CDS encoding 4Fe-4S dicluster domain-containing protein, with translation MRWQKLHVGILLFVCLLLLNAAQEAAQNGQLYSEGPKAQHPHIDPTHCIGCQACTTVCPEGDVLAMLGGKAVIVNGHKCIGHGLCAEACPVGAITMVMAAPSMSADMPFLTPDYETSTANLFIAGELGGLALIKNAINQGRDCIDTISA